The following coding sequences are from one Triticum aestivum cultivar Chinese Spring chromosome 5A, IWGSC CS RefSeq v2.1, whole genome shotgun sequence window:
- the LOC123101350 gene encoding atherin-like has protein sequence MAEHTAAAAVAIPFAGGAFPLLKKSQPRAPPLRAALCPASCSTDRLLPCLAALRRRRPVPPGVAALHRPPSAPPRLTVLRCPPPALPRLAPPAASCAALPPRAPPATSCAALPRRAPPAAFCAAPSHRAPPAASCLTPWRTATGGCQRTDTDRGGLERCAEGRRGCAAPDPEFGVVPWLLGELLQGKMAGQDLKGDGREKGKGLAGGDSAAHRRISSAWAPCEAAAPGGWRRSLRKAVAAFECERRSVESDGRRIRGGEGCGDFEAAGGGVGLVGRPEEVTGGGSPWLHFRGAEVGIRWPVRVDVDET, from the exons ATGGCGGAGCATACTGCAGCGGCGGCCGTTGCTATCCCCTTCGCCGGTGGCGCGTTCCCCTTGCT GAAAAAAAGCCAGCCCCGCGCTCCCCCTCTCCGCGCCGCGCTTTGTCCCGCCTCCTGCTCCACCGACCGCCTCCTGCCCTGCCTTGCCGCGCTCCGCCGGCGGCGTCCTGTCCCGCCCGGCGTCGCCGCGCTCCACCGGCCGCCTTCTGCGCCGCCCCGCCTCACCGTCCTCCGCTGCCCGCCTCCTGCCCTGCCTCGCCTCGCTCCGCCGGcggcctcctgcgccgccttgcctCCCCGCGCTCCCCCGGCCACCTCCTGTGCCGCCCTGCCTCGCCGAGCTCCGCCGGCCGCCTTCTGCGCCGCCCCATCTCACCGTGCTCCGCCGGCCGCCTCCTGCCTCACACCATGGAGAACAGCGACAGGCGGCTGCCAACGGACGGATACAGACAGAGGAGGGTTAGAGAGGTGCGCGGAAGGCCGACGAGGTTGCGCGGCGCCGGATCCAGAGTTCGGGGTGGTGCCATGGTTGCTCGGTGAGCTCCTGCAGGGGAAGATGGCGGGGCAAGATTTGAAGGGAGATGGGAGAGAGAAGGGAAAGGGATTGGCCGGCGGGGATTCTGCTGCTCACCGGCGAATATCGAGCGCTTGGGCACCATGCGAGGCTGCGGCTCCGGGCGGTTGGAGACGCAGCCTTAGGAAAGCTGTTGCTGCTTTCGAGTGCGAGCGTCGCTCCGTTGAGTCCGACGGACGAAGGATTAGGGGAGGGGAGGGCTGTGGAGACTtcgaggcggctggtggaggcgttGGCCTTGTCGGAAGGCCGGAGGAGGTGACTGGTGGCGGCTCGCCATGGCTGCACTTCAGGGGAGCGGAGGTAGGCATTCGATGGCCAGTCCGTGTGGATGTAGATGAGACCTAG